The stretch of DNA ACCAAACTTGAAAGCCGCGATTTGATTCTACGGCAGGTTTCGAATTCTGCTGTATATTTGGCTGCATATAATTCTCTCCCTTTTCTAAAATTTATTCTCTATATGAAGTTCAATTAGTAGTGTTGTATGGGCTTATGCCCAAAACTAAGTGTATGGAATTCCAGTAATAGTGTCAATTAATTTTTGCTATCAAAACTAGAAGATAATACCTGTTCGATTATTATTAGTTGGTTCGTGGGACAATGAAAGTAATGATAAATCCGATTTCACCAAAAAGGTGACAATTTGATATATAATAAGGAATGAAGGCAGTTTTAGTAGTGACAAGTAATATTGACTTCTTTACAATGGGAATAGTATCTTATATAAAGCTTAAAATGAATGGATAACAGTCATTTCGGCTGTTTTGGAGGGATTTGTTTGGTTACCATTCAAGAAACGGAAATAATGGAAAGGGGTCTTTCGGCTGTTAATCGTGCGAAAGAACTTGGTCGGCCCATTTTAATTTGTGAAGTTCATCAAATGGACATGGTTCACCCACTACAATTTTTTAATGCAGGAAAAGACCGCTATCAAGGGGAACGTTTTTTCTGGAAGGATCCTACAAATGAGGTCATACTTATTGGGATTGGGATTTCTAAACAAATTCAGTCGGATCAGGCTACTGACCGCTTTTTTCTTGTTGAGAAGGAGTGGAAAAACTTCTTAAAGGATAGCCTTATTTTTAACGACTTTAACGAGATCGGTACTGGTCCTGTCATGTTCGGTGGTTTTTCATTTGACCCTTATAAAGAAAAAACAGAGCTGTGGTCTAAATTTGCGGATTCCTTATTTCATATTCCTAAATACTTATTAAGTATTGTGCATGGAAAGGCCTTTTTGACCATCAACACAGTTTGTACCCCGCATGATGATTTGTCATTATTCAGCAAGATTCTCGAAGAAAGAAATCAACTATTACGTTCCTTAGAACAAAAATATAAACCACTACCTAGTGCATTAGTTGAAAAAAGAGAGATACTACCTGAAAAATGGAAAAGCACTGTTGATGGAGTTGTGAATGAGTTAACAAATGGTCCGTTAAAAAAAGTTGTTCTTGCTCGTGAATTGAGACTTGTTTTTAACGACTTAGTAGAGGCTGAGGATGTACTGAATAATTTGTACAACCAGCAGCATGAAAGCTTTATTTTTGCTTTTGAGTCGAATGGGGATTGCTTTATCGGTGCTTCACCAGAGAGGCTTGTTAAAAAACAAGGGACAGAAGTGTACTCTACATGTCTTGCTGGTTCTATTTCAAGGGGTAAGACCGAAGAGGAAGATCGAATTTTAGGTGACACCTTATTAAACGATCAGAAGAACTTAATCGAGCATAGTTATGTGGTGGAAATGATTAAGGAAGCCCTGGAAGAATCATGTGAAGAAATTATTCTCCCAGCTAAGCCGCAGTTAATGAAGATTAGAGATATTCAACACTTGTACACACCAGTAATAGGAAAATGCAATCGCGCTGCTTCCTTATTGTTATTAGTTGAACGGCTTCATCCTACTCCTGCACTCGGAGGGTTACCGAAAGAGGCGGCAGTTGAAAAAATTAGACAGGTAGAGGATTTAGACCGTGGTTTTTATGCTGCTCCTTTAGGTTGGGTTGATTATAGGCAGAATGGTGAATTTGCAGTTTCGATCCGTTCTGGTCTAATCCAGGGTAAAGAGGCTTCGGTGTTTGCTGGATGTGGTGTGGTTGCAGACTCGAATGCAGAAAGTGAATTTTTAGAGACGAGATTGAAGTTTAGACCCATGCTTCGAGCTCTTGGAGGACAATAATATGAATCATCAAGAAGCTTTAACCGCATATATCGCTGCCTTTGTTGCAGAACTATTTTCTTCAGGGATAACAGATGTTGTCGTAAGCCCGGGCTCAAGGTCTACCCCCATGGCGATGGTGATGGCGGAACACCCTGATTTGAAGGTTCATATCCATGTGGATGAGCGCTCAGCGGCTTTTTTTGCCTTAGGAATAGCAAAAGCAACAAACAGACCGGTAGCCATTCTTTGTACCTCGGGCACTGCTGCAGCTAATTATTTTCCAGCTATTGTTGAGGCTCGCTACTCTAGGGTGCCGTTAATTGTGCTGACTGCAGATAGACCTCATGAGTTAAGAGAAGTGGGTGCCCCACAGGCAATTGACCAAATTCATTTATATGGAAAACATGTTAAGTGGTTTGCGGAAATGGCCTTACCAGAGAATAGTGACGAAATGATTCGTTACGCCCGGACAGTCTGTGCTCGCGCAACGGCTATAGCAACAGGGGCACCATCTGGACCAGTCCATTTGAATTTTCCATTTAGGGAACCGCTTATCCCTAAGTTGGATGAAAATCTGTTCCAATTAACAGAGCGGCCAAAAGGATATGTGAAGGTTCATAACGGCGAATTAACTATAGATGATGAGTATTTTAAAGAAATGGCAGAAAAGTTAATGGGAAAAGAGAGAGGCATCATTGTTTGTGGGAATCTCGAAGACTCAAATTTTGCTGATGCTGTGACCAAACTTTCCACCTCGTTAAACTATCCAATATTGGCGGACCCGTTATCTCAATTAAGAAGCGGGGAACATAGTCATGAAAACATAATTGAGACGTATGATACGTTTTTACGAAATGATGATGCCAAAACCTTTCTGAAGCCGGAAGTGGTGATTCGATTCGGGGCAATGCCGATCTCGAAAGCATTAACGATTTTCTTAAAAGAAAATCATGAAGCGGAGCAATATGTAATCGATGGTGGTGGAGGCTGGCGTGACCCTGCATCGTTATCTACTGAAATGGTTTTTTGTAATGAAACTTTATTTTGTGAGAAGTTGCTTAGCTTTAATGAAAGCAATGGATCTTCTTCATTTTTAAAAGAATGGCGTAAGATTAACGAGCTGACGAAATCGAATATGACACAAATACGAGATATCACAGAATTAAGTGAGGGGCGTCTGTTTTACCAATTAGCAGATTTATTGCCGGAAGGTTCAACTCTTTTTGTTGGAAATAGCATGCCGATTCGCGACTTAGACAGTTTCTTTCATAATAATGGTAAATCCATTAAGATCATGGCTAACAGAGGTGCTAACGGAATCGATGGTACTGTGTCCACAGCACTAGGGGCCTCCTTGTATGCTGATTCATTATATCTCGTGTTAGGCGATTTAACCTTTTTCCATGATTTAAATGGTCTTATTGCAGCCAAGCTTTACAATATTGATATCCATATTATCCTAGTGAACAATAATGGGGGCGGAATCTTTTCCTTCCTTCCACAGTCAGAACACCCTAAGAATTTTGAACTATTGTTTGGTACACCGTTAAACATAGAATTTGAGCACGCCGTTCGCATGTTTAATGGAAACTTTTCAAAAATCCAAAATTGGGATCAGTTTGAATTGGAAATGAAAAAATCAGTTCACCAGTCTGGTATTAATGTATACGAGGTGGCAACGAACAGAGGAAAAAATCGTGATGAGCACCGCGAAATTTGGCGTTCTGTTTCCCAGGAAATATCAGAATTTGTCAAAGGAGCTCGTTAATGGATGTAGTGGTGGAAGGGCTTAACTATCATGTCGATGTTTATGGGAATGGGTTTCCTTTAGTTTGTTTACATGGATTCACGGGAGATGTAACAACCTGGACTCCTTTTGTTGAGGATTGGTTTAAGCGTTCTAAGTTAATCCTTCCTGACATTATTGGACATGGGAAAACGGAGTCCCCTGAAGAAATAGAGCGGTATCATATAGAATCTGCTGCTCATGATTTAAATAAGCTCCTCGATCATCTTGAGGTGCACCAAGTGGATCTTCTTGGTTATTCAATGGGTGGCAGACTTGCCCTTACTTTTGCTATACTCTTTCCTGAAAGAGTTCGTAAGTTGATTTTAGAAAGTGCCTCTCCAGGACTATTAACAGAGACTGAAAGAGAACTTCGCCGAATGAAAGATGCTGAACTTGCAAAGTTTATAAAAGACCGTGGAATTCAAGCATTTGTCGATTACTGGGAGGAGATTCCCTTATTTTCGACCATGAAGAGCTTGCCTAAGTCAATCAATGAATCAATAAGGAGTCAGCGTTTAAACAATTCGCCGATAGGACTTGCCAATAGCTTGTTAGGCATGGGCACTGGGGCACAGCCTTCCTGGTGGGGAAGATTGAATGAACTTGAAATGGATGTCCTGCTGCTTACTGGTAAAAAAGATAATAAGTTTTGTTTACTAGCGGAAAAAATGCTCAAAGAGTTGAAAAACGGAACTTGGACGATTTTTGAAAACAGTGGACATGCAATTCATGTGGAAGAAAAAGAAAAGTTTGGTACAATAGTAAGTGACTTTCTTAATACATAATAAAGGAGGAAATCATTTTGACAGTAGAATGGATTGCAGGACGTAAATATGATGAGATTTTATATGAAACTTATAATGGGATTGCAAAAATCACCATCAACCGTCCTCACGTACATAATGCCTTCACACCGAAAACAGTCTCTGAGTTAATCGATGCGTTTGCATTTGCACGTGATGATTCAAGCATTGGGGTTATTGTATTAACGGGTGCTGGAGATAAGGCATTTTGTTCAGGTGGAGACCAATCGGTTCGTGGACATGGTGGATATGTAGGAGAGGACCAAATTCCACGCTTAAATGTTCTTGATCTTCAACGCTTAATTCGTGTCATTCCTAAGCCAGTCATTGCGATGGTTAAGGGATACGCAATTGGTGGCGGACATGTTCTTCATGTGGTATGTGATTTAACGATTGCTGCTGATAATGCTAGATTTGGACAAACTGGTCCTAAAGTGGGTAGCTTTGATGCTGGATATGGTTCAGGGTATCTTGCAAGAATTATTGGACATAAGAAGGCTCGTGAAATTTGGTACTTATGCCGTCAATACAATGCACAAGAAGCACTTGATATGGGACTTGTAAATACAGTAGTTCCGCTTGAGAAAGTCGAAGAAGAAACCATTCAATGGTGTAATGAAATACTTGAGAAGAGCCCAACTGCCCTTCGTTTCTTGAAGGCAGCGATGAATGCTGATACTGACGGTTTAGCTGGTCTACAGCAGTTCGCTGGTGACGCAACATTACTTTACTATACAACGGATGAAGCAAAAGAAGGCCGTGATTCCTTCAAGGAAAAACGTAAACCTGATTTTGGCCAATTCCCACGTTTTCCTTGATCAAAAATTGCTTACAGCTTGATGGTTCCCCATCAGGCTGTTTTTAATAGAAAAAACGAAGGCGATGATTTAATGCAATACGAGACTATTCCTAACTTCATAAAGAAACGAGTTTTTTTAACGCCGGATCGGACGGCAGTCTATTTTAACGAGCAGACCTTAACCTTTAAAGAACTTTATCAACGTTCCTTTAAGACGGCAGGGCAGCTTCAGGCACTAGGAGTTCAAAAAGATGATTACCTAGCTGTTTTATTAAAAAATCATCTAGACACCATTGTAATCTTGTTTGCCCTTCAGTTGTTAGGGGTAAAAGCAGTTATTTTGAATAACCGTTTAACACCAGCAGAATTAGTATGGCAATTGAATGATTCTAAAGCAGCCTTTCTCCTTGTGGAAGACTCGTTTTCAGATATAGAACAAGCCATAAGAACCGAAATACCATCTCTAGCTACAATGACAAAAAGTGGCTTGTTTAACGTGGAAGCAAAAACTCCGGTAATACAAGAGGAAATCAACTTATCAGATACCTGTACGATCATGTATACTTCAGGAACAACAGGCCATCCAAAAGGGGTTATACAGACCTATGGGAACCACTGGTGGAGTTCGGTCGGATCTGCGTTAAATTTAGGATTTATGGATAGTGATTGCTGGTTATGTGCGGTACCATTGTTCCATATCAGCGGATTCTCCATTTTGATGCGGAGTGTCATCTATGGCATGCCTATTGTATTACATGAAAGCTTTGATGTGGAACGAACGATTGAAGATATGACTACTAAAAATGTCACCATCATGTCTGTGGTAGGAACCATGCTAACCAGGATTGTTGATACACTACAGGAGAGGCGTCTACCTCCTCTTTTTCGCTGTATGCTACTGGGCGGAGGACCTGCACCGTTACCTTTATTGAAAGCATGTTTGGAGAAGGATATACCTGTATTCCAAACATATGGAATGACGGAATCCTCCTCACAAATCGTGACACTTTCCCCCGAATATAGCTTAACTAAGCTTGGTTCGGCAGGTAAGCCTTTGTTCCCTGCACAGCTTCAAATCAGGCTGGAAGATGAACGTATGGCAGAGGTAAATGAAGCTGGTGAAATTGTTGTAAAAGGACCCAATGTTACTCCTGGCTATTTAAATAGACCGGATGCCACAGAAGAGAAAGTACGCAATGGTTGGTTTTATACCGGAGATATTGGCTATCAGGATGAGGAAGGGTTTTTATTTGTAATCGACCGACGTTCTGATTTAATTATTTCAGGGGGAGAAAATATTTACCCAGCTGAAATTGAATCGGTCTTGCTCGCCCATTCGGATGTGGCCGAAGCTGGTGTAACTGGGGTAGAGGATATGAAATGGGGACAGGTACCCGTTGCATTTATAGTATGTAGGGAAGGCAGAGAATTAGAGGCGGATGTGCTCAGACAGTTTTGTTTACAGCACCTAGCAAAATATAAGGTTCCAAAAGCATTTTATTTTACAGAAAGTCTCCCAAGAAATGCTGCAAAAAAATTACTGCGAAGAAATCTCAGAGAATGGCTGAAAGAAGGAAAGGACATATGATGAAGTTTGCGTCAGTTGAACTTTTTGTCATTCAGATGCCCTTAAAATCCCCTTTTTTAACTCATTTAAGTACCGTTGACACTCGAGAGGGAATCATCGTAAAGGTAACAAATAAAGAGGGGATATCAGGGTATGGGGAAGGAGTGGCTTTTTCATCCCCATGGTACACTGAAGAAACAGTTTCAACCAGCTTACATATGTTAACGGATTTTCTCATTCCAATATTGCAAAAACATCCAATTACCCACCCTGAGGATATTCACACCCTTTTTCGTTCTATTAGAAGAAACCATATGGCGAAGGCATCATTAGAAATGGCCTTATGGGACTTATATGCGAAAATTCATTCAAAGCCTTTATCAAACGTCCTTGGCGGGACCCGCTCACAGATTGCCTCAGGTGTGGTAGTAGCAACAGATTCAACTTCAAAAGCATTACATCAAATTGAACAATATCTTGATGAGGGATATCAGCGTATTAAAGTTAAGATTCATCCGAACCAGGATTATTCCTTCCTTTCAGAAATCCGTCGCTATTACCCAGACATCCCCATTATGGCGGATGCCAATTCTGCGTATACATTAGAGGATATTGACCGCTTAAAAGCTCTAGATGATTTTAATCTATTGATGATTGAGCAGCCGCTTGCACAAGATGATATTATAGAACACTCCTTGCTTCAAAAAGAACTGAAGACTCCTATTTGCTTGGATGAAAGCATTGTCAGTTTTGCTGATGCAAAAAAGGCAATCGAGTTCGGCAGCTGTAAGGTGATCAACATCAAAGTGGGACGTGTGGGAGGACTGTATGAGGCCAAACGAATCCATGACTATTGTTTTGAAAGAGATATCCCTGTTTGGTGTGGCGGCATGATTGAATTTGGTGTATCTCGTGCTCACAATATTGCGCTTGCTTCCCTTCCTGGATTCACCATACCAGGAGATATCAGTGCATCGAGCCGTTTTTGGGAGGAAGATATCATCACGCCGGAAGTTGTCGTGGAAAATGGATTTATTACAGTACCGAATCAACTAGGTATTGGTTTTAATGTAAATGAGAAGAGACTTAATGAGATTCTTTTAACCAAAGAGACTTTTCAATTCTAATACGAAAGAACCAGCCTACGTGTGTCGGCTGGTTCTTCTTTTATCCTCGATTACGATAATCCGCTTGGTTCAAATGTTTTACAATCCGTTTCCTTATTACTATCAGCTGTATCACCAGTATGGCTGACTACATAAATTTGATCTGCACTACATCTATTTCCCTTCGCCCAAAACGAACAGTTATTTACTTCACATAATACATCTTTAGCCATTGAAAGTATCACTCCTTATTGGATTTTAAGATACAGGAATAGCATTTGATGATTTCAAGGAAAACATGCCTGCCAGAAAAGGGATATTACTTTTTGGGAATGCTTGATTTGCTTTGTCTTAAATAGCGTTTATCATTCATAAATAAGCTCCAAAAGTAAATAAAGCCAGGAAACAAAATGGCAAAACCAACAATATAAGTAATAAAAATTGCTCGAAAAGAATTAGGGTCTGTAAAAGCAGAATGGATTGTCACTTCAGGATAGACGATATAAGGCAAATGCGCCTTCCCATACACATAACTGGCTACTAAATATTGTGCGGTTACGGCAATAACAGATAGTCGAGGCCAGCCGGGTGTCTTTGTCTTTTGAGATGGCAACAATAAGCCAAGCCCACCTACTAAAAAGCAACCAAGTGATAGGTAAAGTAGTGGAAGGTCTTTCATCATTTTTCCATAAATCCAAGCTGCCTCATTTTTTAATGTAAACATAATAAGAAATGCCATTATTAAAGAAATGGGCCCAATAAACAATGCATCTCTCCGATAGACACGGTAAGCCTCGAATTCCTCTGAGGCTTTAGAATAGTCCGCTAATAGAAGAGAGGAAAGGAATAGAGTACTTGTTAGGGCAAATCCGAAAAAAGCATATTCATTGGGGCTCGTAAACAATCCAGCTAAATCTAAGGTTTGCCGGTTCCCTGAGAAATCCACATAGTTCCCATGTGTAATGGGGAGTACACTAATTAGTAATCCTGGTATGAGTATACCTGATATGCCAGAAATGTATGTAAGTGGTTTTTTGTATTCCTCGGCTATATTAGAAAAGACCAGAAACGCGCTACGGATGGACAGTAGTAATAAGATTAGACTCCCTGGGACTAATAAAATTGTACCCAGCGTGTAGGCACCCCTCGGAAAAAGACTGTAGACGGCAACAACAAGTGCCACAATAAACGTATTGGTTACCTCCCATGTAGGGGATAGGTAGCGGTTAGCAATGCTTGTAGCCGTTGCTTTTCTACGGTTAATGTAGAACATCGACCAAAATCCTGCTCCAAAATCCATTGTGGCCATAACAGCATAGATAAACACAAATCCCCATAATACTGTTATCGCAAGATAGACATCCAACATGATTGTTCCACCTTCTTATGAATTTGAACTAAACAGTGGTACTCCTTTTTGGTCCGCACGGTTTAGGTCATCAATAACGGTATTTTTCTTGAAATAATACCGAAGGACAAAAAGAACTGAAAAGGCTAAAATCGCATAGACAATTGCAAACAGGATGAATAATATCCCTAAATTTGTTGCCGTAGTAACGGAGTCCTTCGTAGAAAGTACATGATAAATGGTCCATGGTTGCCTACCGGTGCAGGCAAAGACCCAACCGAATTCAATTCCTAAAACCGCCAAAGGACCAGAAAGGACGTAGAGCCACATTAACCATTTCGGAAAGTGATCTTTTTTCAATACTCGTTTCCATGCAAGTCCAAGAAAGGAAATCAGTATGAGTAGGGAACCGATACCAACCATTCCATTAAACAGCGTATGGACAAACAGAGGCGGCCAGTGTTCTTTAGGGAAATCGTGTAACCCTTTAACAACGGTATCAAAACTATTTCCAGCTAAAAAACTTAATGCCCATGGTATTTCAATCGCCCATTTTATGGTCTCTGTTTCCCGGTCCGTAAATCCACCAATCGCGAGTGGAGCGTGGGACTGAGTTTCAAATAGCCCTTCAGCAGCTGCTAGCTTCTCTGGTTGGTATTCATGAAGTAGTTGGGCAGATTCATGCCCATTAAGAGCAGTTAATAAAGAAAATAGACCGCCTACAATAAGACTCAGCAACAAGGCTTTTTGATGGAATTGATAAATTCTTGAAGGACGATCTGCTTTTAGCATTTTATAGGCTGAGACGGTGGCTACAATAAAGGCCCCTGTTGTATAAGCAGATAGTGCTACATGACCAGCGGTTACGAAAAAGCTTGGATTAAAGAAAGCTGCCCATGGGTCTACATCTACAATCTTTCCATTGACGATACTAAAACCAGCAGGTGTCCCTTCGAAGGCATGGACATTGGTAATCAATACAGCTGAACCCATTGCTCCAATGGCAACGAGGAGTAAACTTGTAATTCTCATCCATGGTGCAATGCGTTCTGCGGCATAGACATAGATGGACATAAATAAGGCCTCTATGAAGAAAGCATAAATCTCAATTTGAAAAGGTAATGCCATTACCTTTCCAATCACTTCCATGAACCCGGGCCATAGCAAGGACAACTGTACCCCGGCGATTGTACCGGTAGGAATGCCTACTCCGAGAAGAACGGCAAATGCTTTTGTCCATCTTTTAGCCATGACCACATACTCGATATCCTTCGTTTTTTGATAAATGAGCTCTGCAGTCAATATCATAAACGGTAATCCAACCCCTATAGTAGCAAAGATAATATGAAAGCCCATGGTTGTTCCGAATAGACTCCTTGCAATTAATAAATCTTCCATGTGGATCTCCCTCTCTAGTTAAACATGTATAAATGTATTGTTTACATGTTAAGGAGGATTATGTAATTTTTTCTATTCATAAAAAAAACCTCCCGATGACTCGGGAGGAAGATATTAATTATTTAATGCTGTTTTTAATGAATCAAGATTTTTAGCCATTAATGTAAAGTATGTTTCCTTGTTTTTAATGTCATTTTTTGATAATATGCCAAGGTTGTGAATGGGCAATGCTCTTGCTCCAATTTCCTTTTGAACGACTTTTCCTAGCTTGGATTGGACGTTTTGTTCGAAAAGAATATAGTGTAAGCCGTCATGATCTGCAACTGATATTATTTTTTCAAGTTCTTTTTGTGTAGGTTCATTCGTTGTTGAAAGTCCGGAAATACTAATTTGTTCAATTCCATACCGTTTTTCCCAGTAACCAAATGCAGCATGGGTAACGATTATTTTTTTATGCTTTGCTGTTGAAATCGTCTGCTGATACTGAGTATTGAGCTCATCTAGTTCCGTTGCTAGCTTCTGATAATTGGCTTCGAATAGGTCTTTATTTTTCGGCATTTCTTTAGTTAATCTATCACGAATCACGGCTGCCATTTCCTTTGAATAAATAGGATCGAGCCATACATGTGGATTTACATCACTGTGGTGCTCATGGTCGTCGTCCTCTTCTTCGTGAAGAGTGCTATCTTCCTTTGGTAGTTGAAGTTGGTCCGCAACAGACACCAGCTTTACATTTTCATTTTTTAATGTACCTTTTGCTTTTTCTACAAAACCTTCTAGTCCAAGACCAATATAGAAAAATAAGTCTGAATCAGCTAAATTCATCATATCCTTTTGGGATGGTTCAAAAGTATGTTCATCTGCACCGGGTGGATAAATGGTCTTTACATCGACCAAGTTACCACCAATCCGTTCTGTGAAATATTGCAAGGGAAACACCGTCGTATAAATAGTTAATTTGTCTTTTTTTGGTTGTGACTGTTCGGCACCGTCTGAACATGCTGATAAAACAAGTGCTAATGGCAACAACAAAGAAAGTAATTGAATGATTTTTTTCATAAGAACTCCTCATCCTATATTTAAATCGGATTTATTACGATTTATTTATCAAAAAAATTTTAGAATAGAAAAAGAAAATAAAAGAGTATAATACGGAACGATTCCGATTTCCTCTAGTATCTTACAAAAAAAATACCATAAATGCAAGTATAATATTTGTTTCAAACAAGGCATATTATGTATGCTTATATAGAAAGGTGGGATTAAGAAATGGAAAAATCAACATTGTTAAATGAAATCTTGGAATTCAATCACCAATTTGTAGAGAAACACGAGTATGAGAAATATGAAACAACCAAATTTCCAAATAAAAAAATGGTGATCCTCACTTGTATGGATACTCGTTTATTAGAGTTATTGCCGAAGGCTTTAAACTTAGGAAATGGGGATGCAAAAATTATTAAGGATGCTGGTGCTATTGTCTCACATCCCTTTGGAAGTGTTATGAGAAGTATTCTGATTGCACTTTATCAATTGAAGGCACAAGAGGTTCTTATCATCGCTCACCATGATTGTGGAATGAGCGGCCTAAAAGCAGAGCCTGTAATTGAAAGTATGATAGAGCGGGGAATTTCAGAAGAAACATTTAATACCCTTACATACTCTGGGATCAATATTGAACAGTGGCTGCATGGTTTTGATAATGTGACTGAGAGCGTAATACACAGTGTAGGGATAGTTAAAAACCATCCTTTAATGCCGAAGGATGTGCCAGTTCATGGTTTAATTATTGACCCTAAAACTGGAAAGCTGGATTTAGTTGTCGATGGCTATAAAAATTAATGCTTCTCTTTATCAGGAACAGGATCTAAGCCTCCTGGATGAAAGGGATGACATTTTAAAATTCGTTTTAGGGTAAGCCAGCCTCCCTTGAAGGCACCAAACCGTTGTATAGCCTCTAAACCGTAATGGGAACATGTGGGATAGAAGCGGCAGGTTGGTGGTTTGATGGGTGAAATAACAATTTGGTAAAAACGAATGAATGAAATAAAAACTTTTTTCAACACGTGTTTCACTCCCTAGTTACGATTAATGTAAACATACCATATTTTATTATGGACGTCTAAATGCTTAACTGTCCTAAGTAGATGAAAAAACTTGGTTTCTGCGGTATAGT from Bacillus sp. SLBN-46 encodes:
- a CDS encoding cytochrome d ubiquinol oxidase subunit II → MLDVYLAITVLWGFVFIYAVMATMDFGAGFWSMFYINRRKATATSIANRYLSPTWEVTNTFIVALVVAVYSLFPRGAYTLGTILLVPGSLILLLLSIRSAFLVFSNIAEEYKKPLTYISGISGILIPGLLISVLPITHGNYVDFSGNRQTLDLAGLFTSPNEYAFFGFALTSTLFLSSLLLADYSKASEEFEAYRVYRRDALFIGPISLIMAFLIMFTLKNEAAWIYGKMMKDLPLLYLSLGCFLVGGLGLLLPSQKTKTPGWPRLSVIAVTAQYLVASYVYGKAHLPYIVYPEVTIHSAFTDPNSFRAIFITYIVGFAILFPGFIYFWSLFMNDKRYLRQSKSSIPKK
- a CDS encoding cytochrome ubiquinol oxidase subunit I, producing MEDLLIARSLFGTTMGFHIIFATIGVGLPFMILTAELIYQKTKDIEYVVMAKRWTKAFAVLLGVGIPTGTIAGVQLSLLWPGFMEVIGKVMALPFQIEIYAFFIEALFMSIYVYAAERIAPWMRITSLLLVAIGAMGSAVLITNVHAFEGTPAGFSIVNGKIVDVDPWAAFFNPSFFVTAGHVALSAYTTGAFIVATVSAYKMLKADRPSRIYQFHQKALLLSLIVGGLFSLLTALNGHESAQLLHEYQPEKLAAAEGLFETQSHAPLAIGGFTDRETETIKWAIEIPWALSFLAGNSFDTVVKGLHDFPKEHWPPLFVHTLFNGMVGIGSLLILISFLGLAWKRVLKKDHFPKWLMWLYVLSGPLAVLGIEFGWVFACTGRQPWTIYHVLSTKDSVTTATNLGILFILFAIVYAILAFSVLFVLRYYFKKNTVIDDLNRADQKGVPLFSSNS
- a CDS encoding metal ABC transporter solute-binding protein, Zn/Mn family; the encoded protein is MKKIIQLLSLLLPLALVLSACSDGAEQSQPKKDKLTIYTTVFPLQYFTERIGGNLVDVKTIYPPGADEHTFEPSQKDMMNLADSDLFFYIGLGLEGFVEKAKGTLKNENVKLVSVADQLQLPKEDSTLHEEEDDDHEHHSDVNPHVWLDPIYSKEMAAVIRDRLTKEMPKNKDLFEANYQKLATELDELNTQYQQTISTAKHKKIIVTHAAFGYWEKRYGIEQISISGLSTTNEPTQKELEKIISVADHDGLHYILFEQNVQSKLGKVVQKEIGARALPIHNLGILSKNDIKNKETYFTLMAKNLDSLKTALNN
- a CDS encoding carbonic anhydrase, translated to MEKSTLLNEILEFNHQFVEKHEYEKYETTKFPNKKMVILTCMDTRLLELLPKALNLGNGDAKIIKDAGAIVSHPFGSVMRSILIALYQLKAQEVLIIAHHDCGMSGLKAEPVIESMIERGISEETFNTLTYSGINIEQWLHGFDNVTESVIHSVGIVKNHPLMPKDVPVHGLIIDPKTGKLDLVVDGYKN
- the yidD gene encoding membrane protein insertion efficiency factor YidD; the protein is MKKVFISFIRFYQIVISPIKPPTCRFYPTCSHYGLEAIQRFGAFKGGWLTLKRILKCHPFHPGGLDPVPDKEKH